A genomic region of Lysinibacillus sp. 2017 contains the following coding sequences:
- a CDS encoding ABC-F family ATP-binding cassette domain-containing protein: protein MSHLIVSNLTKTVGDKTLFQNIEFTLYEGERAGLIGINGTGKSTLLSILAGIQDADSIELDHPNKYRIAYLEQDPQFEDNMTVLQAVFSSDSPILKLNRAYEEALAALTSNPESEKLQNELFRLQQQMDNDNAWDVNALAKQALTKLGIDMFDQQVTSLSGGQQKRVALAKVLIEPADLYLLDEPTNHLDVTSTEWLQEMVSRLKGAVIFITHDRYFLDETATHIYELADKTLYRHTGSYGDYLEARAIREEMQVATQAKMRNRYRSELKWIRRGAKARSTKQKARIQRFESLDESMDRSNDQTDLEMGLATSRLGKKVLESEGITKSYGDRMLIEDYSFLLQQGDRIGIIGANGYGKSTLLNMLAGEIEPDKGEVIVGTTVKRLHFKQILPAMNENARMIDYIREASNDITDSQGERFSASQMLERFLFPLNAHGTPISKLSGGERKRLHLLKLLMEQPNVLLLDEPTNDLDIETLGVLEDFIENFPGVVITISHDRFFLDRIAKKLWILDGQGGVSESLDVYTDYLAKKAEESQQEAKEIKVEKPKQEKPKTEKKKLSFKEQKEWETIADQISSMEEKIMQTEDDISTAGSDFTKLQQLTSELEKYNSEYEQLIERWSYLDEIVNG from the coding sequence ATGAGTCATTTAATCGTATCAAATTTAACAAAAACAGTTGGCGATAAAACGCTATTTCAAAATATCGAATTTACACTTTATGAAGGCGAACGTGCTGGGTTAATCGGGATTAACGGTACAGGTAAATCGACTTTACTATCCATTTTAGCGGGTATACAAGATGCCGATTCGATTGAACTAGATCATCCAAATAAATACCGTATTGCTTATTTAGAACAAGATCCGCAATTCGAAGACAATATGACCGTTCTACAAGCAGTATTTAGCAGTGATTCGCCGATTTTAAAATTAAATCGTGCTTATGAAGAAGCACTTGCAGCACTGACAAGTAATCCTGAATCAGAAAAATTACAAAACGAATTATTCCGATTACAACAGCAAATGGATAATGATAACGCATGGGATGTCAATGCACTTGCCAAACAAGCGTTAACAAAGCTTGGTATCGATATGTTCGACCAACAGGTAACGTCACTATCAGGTGGTCAGCAAAAACGTGTAGCACTAGCAAAAGTATTAATCGAGCCAGCTGACCTATACTTACTAGACGAACCTACCAACCATTTAGATGTCACATCTACTGAATGGCTACAAGAAATGGTATCGCGCTTAAAAGGTGCAGTTATTTTCATTACCCATGATCGTTATTTCTTAGATGAAACCGCAACGCATATTTACGAGTTAGCTGACAAAACATTATATCGCCATACTGGTTCATACGGAGATTATTTAGAAGCCCGCGCCATTCGAGAAGAAATGCAGGTCGCAACGCAGGCAAAAATGCGTAACCGATACCGTTCAGAATTAAAATGGATTCGCCGTGGTGCAAAAGCTCGTTCGACAAAGCAAAAGGCGCGTATTCAGCGATTTGAATCATTAGACGAATCAATGGACCGCTCAAATGATCAAACAGATTTGGAAATGGGCTTAGCAACGTCGCGTTTAGGTAAAAAAGTATTGGAATCTGAAGGAATTACAAAATCTTATGGTGATCGTATGCTTATTGAAGATTATAGCTTTTTACTTCAGCAAGGCGACCGTATTGGAATTATTGGTGCAAATGGTTATGGTAAATCCACATTATTAAATATGCTAGCTGGTGAAATTGAGCCAGATAAAGGCGAAGTTATTGTTGGAACTACCGTTAAACGACTACACTTTAAACAAATATTACCTGCCATGAATGAAAATGCCCGTATGATTGACTACATTCGTGAAGCATCTAATGATATTACCGATTCACAAGGCGAACGATTCTCGGCATCACAAATGTTAGAACGCTTTTTATTCCCATTAAATGCTCATGGGACACCGATTAGTAAGCTATCAGGTGGGGAACGAAAACGTCTTCACTTATTAAAGCTATTAATGGAACAACCGAACGTCTTATTACTGGATGAACCGACAAATGACTTAGATATCGAAACATTAGGGGTGTTAGAAGACTTTATTGAAAACTTCCCTGGTGTTGTTATTACAATTTCCCATGACCGTTTCTTCCTTGATCGAATTGCGAAAAAACTATGGATTTTAGATGGTCAAGGCGGTGTATCGGAAAGCTTAGATGTGTACACAGACTATTTAGCAAAAAAAGCAGAAGAAAGTCAGCAAGAGGCAAAAGAAATTAAGGTTGAAAAACCAAAGCAAGAAAAGCCTAAAACAGAGAAGAAAAAATTATCATTTAAAGAACAAAAAGAATGGGAAACGATAGCTGATCAAATTTCTTCGATGGAAGAAAAAATTATGCAAACTGAAGATGATATTTCAACAGCGGGCTCAGACTTTACAAAATTACAGCAGTTAACGTCAGAATTAGAAAAATATAATAGTGAATATGAGCAATTAATCGAGCGTTGGAGTTATTTAGACGAAATCGTAAATGGATAG
- a CDS encoding HD domain-containing protein, with the protein MNEQIKKCELLVKEIYNEMDASHDFQHIERVYENALSILKTEPTANEKIVRLAVFLHDVSDSKYASDKSNEDRILNALNLSEDEIKHIQSVISEVSFNGGNELPATSIESKIVRDADRLDAIGAVGIARTFAYGGAKGRKLYDDAEEARGDMTLEEYRSKSTASVTHFYEKLLLLKDLMVTAKGQQMARERHNFMVQFLDQLKKERDGIS; encoded by the coding sequence ATGAACGAACAAATAAAAAAATGTGAGCTACTTGTTAAAGAAATATATAACGAGATGGATGCAAGTCATGACTTCCAACATATCGAACGTGTCTATGAAAATGCTCTATCCATATTAAAAACGGAACCAACTGCAAACGAGAAAATCGTACGTTTAGCAGTATTCCTTCATGATGTCAGTGATTCAAAGTATGCATCTGATAAATCGAATGAAGATCGTATTTTAAATGCACTTAATTTGAGTGAAGACGAAATTAAACATATTCAATCTGTCATCTCGGAAGTTTCCTTTAATGGAGGTAACGAACTTCCTGCAACTAGTATTGAATCAAAAATCGTACGTGACGCGGATCGCCTAGATGCAATAGGAGCAGTCGGAATCGCCCGTACATTTGCGTATGGTGGAGCAAAAGGGCGCAAGTTATATGATGACGCAGAAGAAGCACGCGGAGATATGACATTAGAAGAATACCGTTCAAAATCAACAGCAAGTGTAACGCACTTTTATGAAAAGCTCCTACTATTAAAAGATTTAATGGTGACAGCTAAAGGTCAACAAATGGCAAGGGAACGTCATAACTTTATGGTACAATTTTTAGATCAGCTTAAAAAAGAAAGAGACGGGATTTCATGA